A stretch of Nitrospirota bacterium DNA encodes these proteins:
- a CDS encoding RnfABCDGE type electron transport complex subunit G yields the protein MKEMIKITLSLVAIFIAAGIIMGVTYKYTSPVRFIAEKKEKEEALKQMAPDATDPIIPAGTWSSSHGKPYEYYRATSQGKPVAYISSTAGKGYSSFIAMLVSLDPDLKIREVKILHHGETPGLGDQVEDRTLFLDQFKGKALSQLILLKTETKENIQAISGATISSRAVTNGVKDAVQTLVDTYGSGIKSAAQGVAP from the coding sequence ATGAAGGAGATGATCAAGATAACCCTCAGCCTTGTCGCAATCTTTATTGCAGCGGGTATCATCATGGGCGTTACGTATAAATACACTTCGCCGGTGCGTTTTATCGCTGAAAAGAAGGAAAAGGAAGAAGCGCTGAAGCAAATGGCTCCTGATGCGACAGACCCGATCATTCCCGCGGGGACCTGGAGCAGCAGTCATGGCAAACCCTACGAATATTATCGGGCGACCTCTCAGGGGAAGCCGGTGGCCTATATATCCAGCACGGCAGGCAAGGGATATTCAAGCTTTATCGCCATGCTCGTGTCGTTGGACCCCGATCTGAAAATCAGGGAGGTCAAGATACTGCACCATGGCGAGACGCCCGGTTTGGGCGATCAGGTAGAGGACCGGACGCTTTTTCTCGACCAGTTCAAGGGCAAAGCACTTTCGCAGCTCATTCTCCTGAAAACGGAAACCAAGGAGAACATTCAGGCAATTTCAGGAGCAACGATCTCGAGCCGTGCAGTAACCAATGGCGTGAAGGACGCAGTGCAGACACTTGTCGATACGTATGGTTCAGGGATTAAGTCCGCGGCGCAGGGGGTGGCACCATGA
- a CDS encoding RnfABCDGE type electron transport complex subunit D has protein sequence MEAPAKEQIKEQPKEPQKLIVSIGPHMHDEENTAKIMWTVSGALLPATLMSVYFFGMPAVMVILVSLLSALISEAVTQKMLKKPATLSDGSAFLTGLLLAMNLPANAPLYIPAVGSFVAIVITKHLFGGLGYNIFNPALIGRAFVLISFPKLMTTFVPTSVMHMDAKTMATPLVILKEEGISKLLEIYHTKMALYQDLFIGNRAGSLGETSVIALLLGAGFLLMKRYITWHVPISFVATVGVLSWLFGGKEGLMSGDAIFHMMSGGLILGAFFMATDYVTGPSVRSAQVVFGVACGVLTVLIRLKGGYPEGVMFAILLMNCFAPLLDRGMRSRVFGKVKAAGVKK, from the coding sequence ATGGAAGCACCCGCTAAGGAACAAATCAAGGAACAACCGAAAGAACCTCAAAAACTGATCGTCTCGATCGGTCCTCACATGCATGACGAGGAGAACACTGCCAAGATCATGTGGACCGTGAGCGGCGCGCTCCTGCCTGCTACGCTGATGTCGGTGTACTTCTTCGGCATGCCGGCCGTCATGGTGATCCTTGTCTCTCTCCTTTCGGCGCTGATCTCGGAAGCAGTCACGCAGAAGATGTTGAAAAAACCGGCCACCCTGTCCGATGGGAGCGCTTTCCTGACCGGTCTGCTTCTTGCCATGAATTTGCCGGCGAATGCGCCGCTGTATATTCCCGCGGTCGGATCGTTCGTCGCCATTGTTATCACGAAGCATCTGTTTGGGGGGCTCGGGTACAATATATTCAACCCGGCGCTCATCGGACGGGCTTTTGTTCTCATCAGTTTTCCCAAACTGATGACGACGTTTGTGCCAACCAGCGTTATGCATATGGACGCGAAGACCATGGCAACCCCGCTGGTCATCTTAAAAGAAGAAGGGATTTCGAAGCTTCTCGAGATCTATCACACCAAGATGGCACTGTATCAGGACCTCTTTATCGGGAACAGGGCCGGATCCCTCGGAGAGACCTCGGTGATCGCGCTCTTGCTCGGTGCTGGCTTCCTCTTGATGAAGAGATATATCACCTGGCATGTCCCGATATCATTCGTTGCGACCGTCGGGGTTCTTTCCTGGTTGTTCGGGGGGAAAGAGGGCCTGATGTCCGGAGATGCGATCTTCCATATGATGTCCGGTGGCCTTATTCTCGGCGCATTCTTCATGGCCACAGACTATGTGACCGGTCCCTCGGTCCGCAGCGCCCAGGTCGTGTTCGGCGTCGCGTGCGGTGTTCTTACGGTGCTCATTCGGCTCAAGGGCGGGTATCCCGAAGGCGTGATGTTCGCGATCCTGCTTATGAACTGCTTTGCACCGCTTCTTGACCGGGGCATGCGGAGTCGCGTTTTCGGCAAGGTAAAGGCCGCGGGGGTGAAGAAATGA
- the rsxC gene encoding electron transport complex subunit RsxC: protein MEATTVHARDTFSGGVHPADNKYLTAHKPTIAAAIPKRAIIPLSQHIGAPTKPLVVIGQEVKKGEKIGETTGFVSAPVHASISGKVTAIGNFPHILGSDMPSIIIESDGKDEWVAGLKETPDYNVLSPDELKKLVLDAGIVGMGGATFPTHVKLSPPKEKPIDVVILNGAECEPFLTSDHRLMLERPNEIIEGLKILMRILNVSKGYIGIEANKPDAIETMTRVAAGSPEIKVWPVKVKYPQGAEKMLIKAIAGRTVPAGSLPMDVGVVVQNVGTAEAIFNAVRYGKPLIERYVTVTGRGVKDPKNFLVRIGTQFSQLIEEAGGLTDEAAKVISGGPMMGMSQYTLDVPVIKGTSGITVLPKAEVGIKSFGPCIRCGRCIDACPMKLQPSLLGLYIEKGHYEEAKDYNLMDCFECGSCTFVCPANRPMVQWVKKAKKELAKKKN from the coding sequence ATGGAAGCTACGACAGTACACGCGCGCGATACATTCAGCGGAGGTGTGCATCCTGCTGATAATAAGTACCTGACTGCACACAAACCGACCATTGCCGCAGCCATTCCCAAACGCGCGATCATTCCCTTGAGCCAGCATATCGGCGCCCCCACAAAGCCCCTCGTCGTTATTGGACAGGAAGTAAAAAAAGGAGAAAAGATCGGTGAAACCACCGGTTTTGTCTCGGCACCCGTCCATGCATCGATCTCCGGCAAGGTAACGGCCATCGGCAATTTTCCGCACATCCTTGGATCGGACATGCCGTCGATCATTATCGAGAGTGACGGCAAGGATGAGTGGGTGGCCGGTCTCAAGGAAACGCCTGACTACAACGTATTAAGCCCCGATGAACTCAAAAAACTTGTGCTGGATGCCGGCATTGTCGGCATGGGCGGGGCCACGTTCCCGACACACGTGAAGCTTTCTCCTCCCAAAGAGAAACCGATCGACGTGGTGATCCTGAACGGCGCTGAGTGCGAACCCTTTCTGACCTCCGACCACCGGCTCATGCTCGAAAGACCGAACGAGATCATTGAGGGTCTCAAGATCCTTATGCGGATACTGAACGTCAGCAAGGGATATATCGGAATCGAGGCAAACAAGCCGGATGCTATCGAGACCATGACCAGGGTTGCTGCGGGATCACCAGAGATCAAGGTTTGGCCTGTCAAGGTGAAGTACCCGCAGGGCGCTGAGAAGATGCTCATCAAAGCGATTGCGGGCAGGACCGTTCCCGCGGGCAGCCTGCCCATGGACGTTGGTGTGGTGGTGCAGAACGTGGGCACGGCCGAGGCCATCTTCAATGCAGTGCGCTACGGCAAGCCGCTCATCGAGCGCTATGTCACCGTGACCGGCAGGGGGGTCAAGGACCCGAAAAACTTCCTCGTCCGGATCGGCACGCAGTTCTCCCAGCTTATCGAAGAAGCGGGCGGCCTTACTGACGAGGCGGCCAAGGTGATCTCCGGCGGCCCCATGATGGGGATGAGCCAATACACGCTTGATGTTCCCGTGATCAAAGGCACGTCCGGGATTACGGTCCTCCCGAAAGCCGAGGTGGGTATAAAATCCTTCGGGCCCTGTATTCGCTGCGGCCGGTGTATTGATGCCTGCCCCATGAAACTGCAGCCGTCTCTGCTCGGGCTCTATATTGAGAAGGGCCATTACGAAGAGGCAAAAGATTACAACCTGATGGACTGCTTTGAGTGCGGTTCCTGCACGTTTGTCTGTCCGGCCAACCGGCCCATGGTGCAGTGGGTGAAGAAGGCGAAAAAGGAACTGGCGAAGAAAAAGAATTAG